One segment of Desulfovibrio sp. JC010 DNA contains the following:
- the glmS gene encoding glutamine--fructose-6-phosphate transaminase (isomerizing), whose amino-acid sequence MCGIIGYAGHRPAVPLIVEGLRRLEYRGYDSAGVATVQNKEIELVRAEGKLAALDEKLAQKNVTNSTFGVGHTRWATHGVPVERNAHPHLDHDKNMAMIHNGIIENYQEIKTELMAKGYEFRSDTDSEVLCNLIAEGRKHNPTMLEAVSWALKQVDGAYAIAVVSIDEPGTVYAARVASPLVMGVGTGENFVASDIPAFLPYTREVVFIEDGELVKITSSTWEVFNAETLDPVEKEIKTINWDVQAAQKGGHKHFMIKEIFEQPKVISDCLAGRVDQANNEITLPEVEGLEPPERLHIIACGTSYHAGLWGKYLIEQWAKIPVEVEIASEFRYRDPLLPKGGVALAISQSGETADTLAGIKLAKQKGLSIIGLCNVVGSSVARESDYVMYTQAGPEISVASTKAMCSQLTALLLLALYWGKKKGVIDAETYSRAAADMRNIPSILETALPAMRSRAQELSREYSEASSFFFLGRGLYFPLALEGALKLKEISYIHAEGYASGEMKHGPIALIDPKFPTFAMALNDELFPKVKSNLVEVQARGGEIIALTNPGVELDVEQRWSLPEVWGPLNTFIALPALQLFAYETADYLGKDVDQPRNLAKSVTVE is encoded by the coding sequence ATGTGTGGAATTATCGGATACGCCGGGCACCGTCCTGCTGTACCTCTTATAGTTGAAGGTTTGAGACGGCTTGAATACCGCGGCTATGATTCTGCGGGCGTGGCCACTGTGCAGAACAAGGAAATCGAGCTGGTCCGTGCTGAGGGCAAGCTGGCCGCCCTTGATGAAAAGCTGGCTCAGAAAAACGTGACCAACTCCACTTTCGGCGTGGGCCATACCCGCTGGGCTACCCACGGCGTACCTGTGGAACGCAACGCCCATCCGCATCTGGACCATGATAAAAATATGGCCATGATCCATAACGGGATCATCGAGAACTATCAGGAAATCAAGACTGAACTCATGGCCAAAGGGTATGAATTCCGTTCCGATACTGACTCCGAAGTACTCTGCAACCTCATTGCCGAGGGCCGTAAACACAACCCCACCATGCTGGAAGCCGTCTCGTGGGCACTGAAGCAGGTTGATGGTGCATACGCCATCGCCGTGGTTTCCATTGACGAACCGGGCACTGTCTATGCCGCCCGCGTAGCCAGTCCGCTGGTCATGGGTGTTGGGACCGGTGAAAATTTTGTGGCATCCGATATCCCGGCTTTCCTGCCTTATACCCGCGAAGTTGTATTCATTGAGGACGGCGAACTGGTCAAGATCACTTCCTCCACTTGGGAAGTTTTCAATGCCGAGACCCTTGATCCGGTGGAAAAGGAAATCAAGACCATCAACTGGGATGTGCAGGCCGCGCAGAAGGGCGGACACAAGCATTTCATGATCAAAGAAATTTTCGAACAGCCCAAGGTTATTTCCGATTGCCTTGCCGGACGCGTGGATCAGGCCAATAATGAAATTACCCTGCCTGAAGTTGAAGGTCTGGAACCGCCGGAAAGACTGCACATCATCGCCTGCGGAACTTCCTACCACGCCGGGCTGTGGGGTAAATACCTCATTGAGCAGTGGGCCAAGATTCCCGTGGAAGTGGAGATTGCTTCCGAGTTCCGTTACCGCGATCCCCTGCTGCCCAAGGGCGGTGTGGCTCTGGCCATCAGCCAGTCCGGTGAAACCGCAGACACCCTTGCCGGAATCAAGCTGGCCAAGCAGAAAGGGCTGTCCATCATCGGGTTATGTAATGTGGTCGGTTCCAGCGTGGCCCGCGAGTCCGATTACGTCATGTATACTCAGGCCGGACCTGAAATCAGCGTGGCTTCCACCAAGGCCATGTGCAGCCAGCTCACCGCGCTCCTGCTGCTGGCCCTCTACTGGGGCAAGAAAAAAGGCGTGATTGATGCTGAGACATACAGCCGCGCTGCAGCGGATATGCGTAACATTCCTTCAATCCTTGAAACGGCCCTTCCGGCCATGCGCAGCCGTGCTCAGGAGCTGAGCCGTGAATATTCCGAAGCCAGCAGCTTCTTCTTCCTCGGTCGCGGACTCTACTTCCCGCTGGCCCTTGAAGGCGCGCTCAAGCTGAAGGAAATTTCCTACATCCACGCCGAAGGCTACGCTTCCGGTGAGATGAAGCACGGCCCCATCGCGCTTATCGACCCCAAGTTCCCGACCTTTGCCATGGCCTTAAATGACGAGCTGTTCCCCAAGGTAAAATCAAACCTCGTGGAAGTTCAGGCCCGTGGCGGTGAGATTATCGCCCTGACCAACCCCGGAGTAGAACTTGACGTGGAACAGCGTTGGTCTCTCCCCGAAGTATGGGGCCCGCTGAATACCTTCATCGCCCTCCCGGCCTTGCAGCTCTTCGCCTACGAAACAGCCGACTACCTCGGAAAGGATGTGGATCAGCCGAGGAACCTGGCTAAGAGTGTGACTGTGGAGTAG
- a CDS encoding YidH family protein, whose amino-acid sequence MAGPDNQKLDNNELARMRTLLANERTFLAWCRTALGLFGFGFVIEKARLYMEKMLPGTPERMLSEMNFLGIFIIISGMVILSSAAFRFYRFEKSVGARVRWTTPYPEMLVTVAVGVILIVSSVAGRMFF is encoded by the coding sequence ATGGCTGGACCTGACAATCAAAAGCTGGACAATAATGAGCTTGCCAGAATGAGAACATTGCTGGCCAATGAGCGGACTTTTCTGGCCTGGTGCCGGACCGCGCTGGGCTTGTTCGGCTTCGGTTTTGTGATTGAGAAGGCCAGACTGTATATGGAAAAAATGCTGCCTGGAACTCCGGAGAGGATGCTGAGTGAAATGAATTTTCTCGGCATATTCATTATTATTTCCGGGATGGTTATCCTGAGCAGTGCTGCTTTTCGGTTCTACCGTTTTGAAAAGAGCGTTGGAGCAAGGGTTCGCTGGACTACTCCGTACCCGGAAATGCTGGTCACCGTGGCAGTGGGGGTAATCCTGATTGTCAGTTCCGTAGCCGGAAGGATGTTTTTTTAA
- a CDS encoding glycosyltransferase family 9 protein, which produces MRNNYKKIALWQTAFLGDAVLTLPLIKALALRFPDAEIHLIVRKGVEALFAGQPELAGVHGFDKRGAQKGMGAARTFGAELGRQGFDLFVSAHTSMRSAVVATSSGIKDRIGYDAPWYNRFVYSQTVQRRFDELEEVERLLALAEPLGISGPAPDVMLELPTEVLGEAREFFKELGEGPVVGVHPGSTWETKKWPERNFAEVIDKCVAEGFKVILFGGPDETGLCESVLAQVEQADAVVNLAGKLGLQQLAAYIRQLDVYLTNDSGPMHIAWIQKVPVVAMFGPTVRRFGFFPRGQQSTVLESPDKLKCRPCGLHGGKTCPEKHHKCMTDITVEMAWNEIEQKVGKGGENGND; this is translated from the coding sequence ATGCGAAATAATTACAAAAAAATAGCCCTATGGCAGACCGCTTTCCTAGGCGATGCGGTACTGACCCTGCCCCTGATCAAAGCTTTGGCCTTGCGTTTCCCGGACGCTGAAATCCATCTTATTGTGCGCAAGGGCGTGGAAGCATTGTTCGCGGGCCAGCCGGAACTGGCCGGAGTACACGGCTTTGATAAACGCGGCGCGCAAAAGGGCATGGGCGCGGCCCGTACATTCGGTGCGGAGCTCGGGCGACAGGGGTTTGATCTCTTTGTTTCCGCGCATACCAGCATGCGCTCGGCAGTGGTTGCCACGTCCTCCGGGATTAAAGACCGCATCGGCTATGACGCGCCGTGGTATAACCGCTTTGTCTATTCGCAGACCGTGCAGCGCAGGTTTGATGAACTGGAAGAAGTGGAAAGGCTGCTCGCACTTGCTGAGCCGCTTGGCATTTCCGGCCCGGCCCCGGATGTAATGCTTGAACTTCCCACAGAAGTACTGGGCGAGGCACGGGAATTTTTCAAGGAGCTTGGAGAGGGGCCTGTGGTGGGCGTGCATCCCGGCTCCACGTGGGAAACCAAGAAGTGGCCGGAACGTAATTTTGCTGAGGTGATCGATAAGTGTGTGGCCGAAGGATTCAAAGTAATTCTCTTCGGCGGCCCTGACGAAACCGGGTTGTGTGAGTCTGTTCTGGCGCAAGTTGAACAGGCTGACGCGGTCGTCAATCTGGCCGGGAAACTGGGGTTGCAACAGCTGGCCGCATATATCCGGCAGCTGGATGTGTACCTGACCAATGATTCCGGGCCCATGCATATTGCATGGATTCAAAAGGTTCCTGTGGTTGCCATGTTCGGTCCTACGGTGCGCAGGTTCGGATTTTTTCCGCGCGGGCAGCAGTCCACGGTGCTGGAAAGTCCGGATAAATTGAAATGCAGGCCCTGCGGGCTGCATGGCGGGAAGACTTGCCCGGAAAAACATCATAAATGCATGACGGATATTACTGTTGAAATGGCTTGGAATGAGATTGAGCAGAAAGTCGGCAAAGGCGGGGAGAACGGAAATGATTAA
- a CDS encoding nitrogen regulation protein NR(II), producing the protein MLEDFIDIKKDCIGIVGRSFALSALSLLLHESSRDAAGIILEAGVLIDESGNALQDGHDFPLYEDVESMLAAHPSITMFFELSGEADMVAHLRAALPPEVTLVELPAARFFLRLHATDRLWIACKANLMQTQALFKSVVDQFPEDIMIIGSDGLILDCNSHSAARAGESISELHGKNALDYYESLRSLCPLKDGFIDVPSMSRENNELMFSETDDLGKIHFYRLYVYPITEEGKDKVIQLVVICRNITERTMIEQRLQQSERMATVGELSAYIAHEIRNPLMAMGGFAKVLIKDESIDSSGREKIQIILEEAQRLDRLLKSILSFVRSRDVQKNNIDVNRVAADAMQLLSLGCQLQEIEVEMDLDPSHPLGIGGVEQIRQCLINLVRNSMEAMPEGGRLKISSGISENHVWLEVRDSGPGISDEIRTHAFDPFFSGKVNGNGLGLPMVKKIMEEFGGEVELASRPGKGTSVALLLRKAPVA; encoded by the coding sequence ATGCTTGAAGATTTTATCGATATAAAAAAAGACTGCATCGGGATAGTTGGGAGATCCTTTGCGCTCTCTGCGCTTTCTTTGCTGCTGCACGAGAGCAGCCGTGATGCTGCGGGCATAATCCTTGAGGCCGGGGTTCTTATTGATGAGTCCGGCAATGCCCTGCAGGACGGCCATGATTTTCCTCTTTATGAGGATGTGGAATCCATGCTCGCCGCCCATCCTTCCATAACTATGTTTTTTGAACTTTCCGGCGAAGCGGATATGGTCGCGCATCTGCGTGCAGCATTGCCGCCGGAAGTAACCCTTGTAGAGCTTCCCGCCGCACGTTTTTTCTTGAGGCTGCATGCCACTGACCGTTTATGGATTGCCTGCAAGGCCAATCTCATGCAGACGCAGGCCCTGTTCAAATCCGTAGTCGACCAGTTTCCCGAGGATATAATGATTATCGGTTCCGACGGCTTGATCCTTGATTGCAACAGTCATTCCGCGGCTCGTGCCGGGGAAAGCATCAGCGAACTGCATGGGAAGAATGCCCTTGATTATTACGAATCATTGCGCTCCCTTTGCCCGTTGAAAGACGGATTTATCGATGTGCCGTCCATGTCCCGTGAAAATAATGAACTGATGTTTTCCGAGACAGATGATCTGGGCAAGATTCATTTTTACCGCCTTTACGTCTACCCCATCACCGAAGAAGGAAAGGACAAGGTTATCCAACTGGTGGTCATCTGCCGGAATATAACCGAGCGGACCATGATTGAGCAGCGTCTCCAGCAATCCGAACGTATGGCCACCGTGGGTGAGCTTTCCGCCTATATTGCTCACGAAATCCGCAATCCGCTAATGGCCATGGGCGGTTTTGCCAAGGTGCTGATCAAGGACGAGTCCATTGATTCTTCAGGGCGGGAGAAGATTCAGATCATTCTTGAAGAAGCCCAGCGGCTGGACAGGTTGCTCAAGAGCATCCTCAGTTTTGTGCGTTCACGGGATGTGCAGAAAAACAATATCGACGTCAACCGTGTGGCGGCCGATGCCATGCAGCTTCTTTCCCTTGGTTGTCAGCTGCAGGAAATTGAGGTGGAAATGGACCTTGATCCCAGCCATCCTCTCGGTATCGGCGGGGTGGAGCAGATCCGGCAATGTTTGATTAATCTGGTCAGGAATTCCATGGAAGCCATGCCCGAAGGCGGCAGGCTTAAGATTTCCAGCGGAATCAGCGAGAATCATGTCTGGCTGGAGGTTCGCGACAGCGGACCGGGAATTTCCGATGAAATACGGACCCATGCCTTTGATCCATTCTTTTCCGGCAAGGTTAACGGCAACGGACTAGGCCTGCCCATGGTCAAGAAAATCATGGAAGAATTCGGCGGGGAAGTTGAGCTTGCCAGCAGGCCCGGTAAAGGTACCAGCGTGGCCCTGCTGCTGCGTAAAGCTCCGGTTGCCTAA
- the glpX gene encoding class II fructose-bisphosphatase: MEAPQRNLALDLVRVTEAAALASARWLGRGEKDAGDQAAVDAMRLSFNSLEISGTVVIGEGEKDHAPMLYNGEKLGVGEGPGMDVAVDPVEGTNLLAYGRPNAISVVGVAPTGMMLDPGPSYYMQKLVVPTAARNMVDINAPVKDNLNKIAKALNKDVDDLVVFVLEKPRHHGLIQEIRDAGARIQLHTDGDVAGALMVVDPRSPVDVMIGTGGTPEGVLSACAIRIMGGEMFAKFDPQSESEKSALEDQGYDLRNIMTVNDLVKSDDIFFSATGISGGTFLRGVRYLGYGAETTSLVMRGKTGTVRHIEAVHTWDKLMKISAVKYD, translated from the coding sequence ATGGAAGCTCCCCAGAGAAATTTAGCTCTTGACCTTGTTAGGGTAACCGAAGCTGCGGCACTGGCTTCCGCCAGATGGCTGGGCCGGGGTGAAAAAGACGCCGGTGACCAGGCTGCTGTCGATGCCATGCGCCTCAGTTTCAACAGTCTTGAAATCAGCGGAACTGTTGTTATCGGTGAAGGCGAGAAAGACCACGCCCCCATGCTCTACAACGGCGAGAAGCTTGGCGTTGGCGAAGGTCCGGGTATGGACGTTGCCGTTGACCCGGTTGAAGGTACCAACCTGCTGGCTTACGGCCGCCCCAACGCAATCTCTGTAGTGGGTGTTGCCCCTACCGGAATGATGCTTGATCCGGGTCCCAGCTACTACATGCAGAAGCTGGTGGTACCCACCGCCGCAAGAAACATGGTCGACATCAACGCTCCGGTCAAGGACAACCTTAACAAGATCGCCAAAGCCCTGAACAAGGACGTGGATGATCTCGTTGTATTTGTACTGGAAAAACCCAGACACCATGGCCTGATTCAGGAAATCCGTGATGCCGGGGCACGCATCCAGCTGCACACTGACGGCGACGTTGCCGGTGCGCTTATGGTTGTTGATCCCCGCAGCCCGGTTGATGTGATGATCGGCACCGGCGGTACTCCCGAGGGTGTACTTTCCGCCTGCGCAATCCGCATCATGGGCGGTGAGATGTTTGCCAAATTTGATCCCCAGTCCGAGTCCGAAAAGAGTGCTCTTGAAGATCAGGGCTACGACCTGCGCAACATCATGACCGTTAATGATCTGGTCAAGAGTGATGATATCTTCTTCTCCGCCACCGGTATTTCCGGCGGCACCTTCCTGCGCGGAGTCCGTTACCTCGGCTACGGCGCGGAAACCACTTCTCTGGTCATGCGCGGCAAGACCGGAACCGTGCGTCACATTGAAGCTGTCCACACCTGGGATAAGCTGATGAAGATCAGTGCGGTTAAGTACGATTAA
- the rimO gene encoding 30S ribosomal protein S12 methylthiotransferase RimO: MNKTRIYTISLGCPKNRVDTEVMLGAFGDNMVAAPTAEESDLILINTCGFIGPATEESVDTILEAADAIKDLTPRPVLAVAGCLVSRYGKLTEQMPEVDLWLSTRELDQWPALVANALASELPLVQQRAISTGPAYAYLKISEGCSHSCRFCTIPSIRGPHVSRELNGLVDEARYILDQGVPELVVVGQDTTAYGSDLDDKETNLRALIEKLLPLKGLEWLRLMYLYPAGLTDSMLSFIAQAGKPLLPYFDIPVQHAHPDVLSSMGRPFARDPRKVIDRVRKHIPDAVLRTSIIVGYPGETEEHFNTLMDFVKETRFQNLGVFAYQPEDGTPAGEMEQLPEELREERRQQLMEVQSEISREILEEKVGETIQVLVEEPNDEWPGLFNGRVWFQAPEVDGITYVSAPEDGKELKPGMLVQAEIDNVTDYDLVTLVK; the protein is encoded by the coding sequence ATGAACAAAACCAGAATTTATACCATCAGCCTCGGCTGCCCGAAAAACAGGGTCGATACCGAAGTTATGCTCGGCGCATTCGGCGACAACATGGTTGCTGCGCCAACAGCCGAGGAATCCGACCTCATCCTGATCAACACCTGCGGCTTTATCGGGCCTGCGACCGAAGAATCAGTGGACACCATCCTTGAAGCGGCTGACGCTATCAAGGACTTAACCCCACGCCCGGTGCTGGCCGTGGCCGGATGTCTGGTCAGCCGCTACGGCAAACTCACCGAACAGATGCCGGAAGTAGACCTTTGGCTTTCCACCCGCGAACTGGACCAGTGGCCCGCGCTGGTCGCCAACGCTCTAGCAAGTGAGCTCCCGCTTGTACAGCAGCGAGCAATCAGCACAGGTCCAGCCTACGCATATTTAAAGATCAGTGAAGGATGCTCCCATTCCTGTAGATTCTGCACCATTCCCTCCATCCGCGGCCCCCATGTGAGCCGGGAACTGAATGGTCTGGTGGATGAAGCCCGCTACATCCTTGATCAGGGAGTGCCGGAACTGGTTGTTGTGGGACAGGATACCACGGCCTACGGCTCTGACCTTGACGATAAGGAAACAAACCTGCGTGCACTGATTGAAAAACTGCTTCCGCTCAAAGGGCTGGAATGGCTGCGGCTCATGTATCTTTACCCCGCAGGGCTGACCGATTCCATGCTTTCATTTATCGCGCAGGCCGGGAAACCGCTGCTGCCCTATTTTGATATCCCCGTCCAGCACGCGCACCCGGATGTTCTTTCATCCATGGGCCGTCCCTTTGCCCGCGACCCGCGCAAGGTGATTGACCGTGTACGCAAACATATTCCTGACGCGGTGCTGCGCACCAGCATCATCGTAGGCTATCCCGGTGAAACCGAAGAACATTTCAACACGCTGATGGATTTTGTTAAGGAAACCCGCTTCCAGAACCTCGGTGTTTTCGCCTACCAGCCCGAAGACGGCACCCCTGCCGGGGAAATGGAACAGCTGCCGGAAGAACTGCGCGAAGAACGCAGACAGCAACTCATGGAAGTCCAGTCTGAAATCAGCCGCGAAATCCTCGAAGAAAAGGTCGGGGAAACAATTCAGGTACTGGTGGAAGAACCCAACGATGAATGGCCGGGCCTGTTCAATGGCCGGGTCTGGTTTCAGGCTCCGGAAGTGGACGGCATCACTTATGTAAGCGCACCGGAAGACGGCAAGGAGCTGAAACCGGGCATGCTGGTGCAAGCCGAGATTGATAATGTCACGGATTATGATCTGGTGACGCTGGTTAAATAA
- a CDS encoding XTP/dITP diphosphatase: MKTVVLATSNKGKIAEFDELLKDMGLEVKGLDQFPEIGEIPEPGETFLENAIIKAQTVANLTGLVAVADDSGLEVDALGGRPGVYSARYSGEDATPEKNNALLLKELDGVPEAERTARFVCVMVAATPDNIRIQSRGEWEGRIAFELTGKQGFGYDPLFFDPELDCVAAEMTRETKNARSHRGKALRALMEQWADFQDKISK; this comes from the coding sequence TTGAAGACTGTTGTTCTTGCCACTAGCAACAAAGGCAAAATTGCTGAGTTTGATGAGCTTCTTAAAGATATGGGGCTGGAAGTAAAAGGTCTGGATCAGTTTCCTGAAATCGGTGAAATCCCCGAACCGGGTGAAACCTTTCTTGAAAATGCCATCATCAAGGCCCAGACCGTGGCCAATCTGACCGGACTGGTGGCTGTGGCCGATGATTCCGGTCTTGAAGTAGATGCGCTGGGCGGACGGCCCGGTGTATATTCCGCCCGCTACAGCGGTGAGGACGCTACTCCCGAAAAGAATAATGCCCTGCTGCTAAAAGAGCTGGACGGTGTACCCGAAGCAGAGCGCACAGCCCGTTTTGTCTGTGTTATGGTTGCTGCCACCCCGGACAACATCCGCATCCAGAGCCGTGGTGAATGGGAAGGGCGCATTGCCTTTGAACTCACCGGAAAGCAGGGCTTCGGCTACGACCCCCTGTTCTTTGATCCTGAACTGGACTGCGTGGCCGCAGAAATGACCCGCGAAACCAAGAACGCACGTTCTCATCGCGGTAAAGCACTGCGCGCGCTCATGGAACAATGGGCCGATTTTCAGGATAAAATCAGCAAATAA
- a CDS encoding C25 family cysteine peptidase, with amino-acid sequence MIKLKKIFIPLLVLSCMVLISGCKLKGLGNSKEPVPAPVLTPIKVSSAPYTEGKKSIIVCTADFMRAARYFSYLHREFEGVKSVILKVPSCNGTAESVDKVVSGVREQVDRLNKNGRLMSVLILGNRDVVPAAQFSAVNSTEVYVSDYGYGGSASAPENVLPVGRIPARDCAEAEDVAAKYERWYGDREFRPAWPVSFIGGEGFSGQVLADSELLFFNLQQEGIAGPEAIRYLGAAGGTTPQRLQQSLAEDDVSVQWLALEAEPGGFRAGNGVVPVSEIMGLEYKPGLPVVLNPSCEVAAADSTMPTPAEAVVLSPGGGLAVMTGCNNSGNISAELDDGRVFRVDSSGTPRLLMEFHKAYFSGKHRIGDALIEARAQFAQNLLEGEKLAPLYGLVFYGDPVISLPLPVRTESPSYKGLNVVTKSKKQQGMAVFAVNSTISFAMEEGGVYPAVRLQVIDRSNGNVVSSMKVEEDDIFNFMADGEGQYLIYSRPLDGPLAWQFFDVREKGNMHKPSLAVAKKRTKPSPKISAGLKPVNYAVQVSSNRKQNSAVKVRKRLTGQGYEAYVVEVPSANNRKWYCVRFGRYDSWADAVEASAEYERKEQADAKIVRCNDG; translated from the coding sequence ATGATTAAGCTGAAGAAAATTTTTATTCCTCTGCTGGTCTTGTCGTGCATGGTTCTGATTTCGGGGTGCAAGCTTAAAGGGCTGGGAAATAGCAAAGAACCTGTTCCCGCACCTGTGCTTACTCCAATCAAAGTATCTTCCGCTCCGTATACTGAAGGGAAGAAGAGCATCATCGTCTGCACGGCTGATTTTATGCGTGCCGCCCGTTACTTCTCTTATCTGCACCGCGAATTTGAAGGCGTGAAATCGGTAATTCTCAAGGTTCCTTCCTGTAACGGCACTGCTGAATCCGTGGATAAAGTTGTCTCCGGGGTCCGCGAACAGGTGGACCGACTTAATAAAAACGGCAGACTCATGTCCGTGCTGATTCTCGGTAACCGGGATGTTGTGCCTGCAGCGCAGTTCAGTGCTGTTAACAGTACGGAAGTCTATGTTTCCGATTACGGCTACGGCGGTTCTGCTTCCGCCCCTGAGAATGTACTGCCCGTGGGCAGGATTCCGGCCCGTGACTGTGCGGAGGCCGAAGATGTGGCCGCCAAATATGAACGCTGGTACGGGGACCGGGAATTCCGTCCGGCATGGCCGGTATCTTTTATCGGCGGGGAGGGGTTTTCCGGACAGGTTCTTGCTGATTCGGAATTGCTGTTTTTCAACCTACAGCAGGAAGGCATAGCCGGACCTGAAGCCATCCGTTACCTCGGCGCAGCCGGCGGGACCACTCCGCAACGTCTGCAGCAGTCGCTGGCGGAGGATGATGTTTCCGTGCAATGGCTGGCTCTTGAAGCTGAACCCGGTGGATTCCGGGCCGGAAACGGTGTTGTCCCGGTTTCGGAAATTATGGGTCTTGAATACAAACCCGGCCTGCCCGTGGTGCTCAATCCTTCCTGTGAAGTGGCGGCGGCCGACTCAACCATGCCCACCCCGGCTGAAGCAGTGGTGCTTTCTCCCGGTGGCGGTCTGGCGGTGATGACCGGGTGTAACAACTCCGGTAACATCAGTGCTGAACTGGACGATGGACGGGTTTTCCGGGTCGATTCCAGCGGCACTCCCCGTTTGCTTATGGAATTTCACAAGGCTTATTTCAGCGGCAAGCACCGTATCGGCGACGCGCTTATCGAAGCCCGCGCCCAGTTTGCACAGAACCTGCTTGAGGGTGAAAAACTCGCTCCTCTTTACGGTCTGGTCTTTTACGGCGACCCGGTCATATCTCTGCCCCTGCCCGTACGCACGGAATCACCTTCCTACAAAGGCTTGAACGTTGTTACTAAGTCTAAGAAGCAGCAGGGAATGGCTGTTTTCGCCGTCAATTCCACCATCTCTTTTGCCATGGAAGAAGGCGGGGTTTATCCGGCTGTGCGTTTGCAGGTTATCGACCGCAGCAATGGGAATGTCGTTTCTTCCATGAAAGTGGAAGAGGACGACATTTTTAACTTCATGGCTGACGGCGAAGGACAGTATCTGATTTATTCCCGCCCCCTTGACGGTCCGCTGGCCTGGCAGTTTTTTGATGTGCGCGAAAAAGGAAATATGCATAAGCCTTCTCTTGCAGTTGCCAAGAAACGGACTAAACCTTCCCCTAAAATCAGTGCCGGTCTGAAGCCGGTTAATTATGCGGTGCAGGTCAGCTCCAATCGCAAGCAGAATTCAGCTGTTAAGGTTCGCAAACGTCTGACCGGGCAGGGTTATGAAGCTTATGTGGTCGAGGTCCCCTCGGCTAATAACCGCAAGTGGTATTGCGTGCGTTTTGGACGTTATGATTCATGGGCCGATGCTGTGGAGGCTTCCGCAGAATACGAGCGTAAAGAACAGGCTGATGCGAAGATTGTTCGTTGTAATGACGGGTAG